The following proteins are co-located in the Shouchella hunanensis genome:
- a CDS encoding rhodanese-related sulfurtransferase — MEKEYRVLLYYHYTTIEDPEQFAIDHLAFCKSLDLKGRILVATEGINGTVSGLKEQTDQYKQALESNPLFEGIVFKEDFEEMHVFKKMHVRPREELVTLRLHEDDVNPLEVTGNYLSPAEWKEAMQQENTVVIDARNDYEYDVGHFRGAVRPDIKTFRELPEWIRENKEQFEDKKILTYCTGGIRCEKFSGWLKQEGFEDVSQLHGGIVTYGKDPEVQGELWDGQCYVFDERLTVPINQVDPKVIGKDYFDGQPCERYVNCANPECNKQILASEDNEHKYLRGCTPECRVHPRNLYVKEQQLSPEQHQERLDVLGEKLPVRS, encoded by the coding sequence ATGGAAAAAGAATACCGTGTATTGTTGTACTATCATTACACAACCATTGAGGATCCGGAGCAATTCGCGATTGATCATTTAGCATTTTGTAAAAGTTTAGATTTAAAAGGCCGCATTCTTGTTGCGACGGAAGGGATCAACGGAACGGTGTCTGGCTTAAAAGAGCAAACCGATCAATATAAACAGGCGCTTGAGTCAAATCCGCTCTTTGAAGGAATTGTGTTTAAAGAGGATTTTGAAGAAATGCATGTCTTTAAGAAAATGCATGTACGACCGCGCGAAGAACTTGTAACGTTGAGGTTGCATGAAGATGATGTTAATCCCCTTGAAGTGACAGGGAATTATCTATCTCCTGCTGAGTGGAAAGAAGCGATGCAGCAAGAGAATACAGTTGTTATTGATGCTCGAAATGACTATGAATATGATGTAGGTCATTTTAGAGGTGCCGTACGGCCAGATATAAAAACGTTTAGAGAGCTACCAGAATGGATTCGTGAAAACAAAGAGCAATTTGAAGACAAAAAGATTTTAACCTACTGTACGGGTGGCATTCGCTGTGAAAAATTCTCTGGGTGGTTAAAGCAAGAGGGCTTTGAAGATGTGTCTCAACTTCATGGTGGGATTGTGACATACGGAAAAGACCCAGAAGTCCAAGGAGAATTATGGGACGGACAGTGCTACGTTTTTGACGAACGTTTAACGGTCCCAATTAATCAAGTTGATCCGAAAGTAATTGGAAAAGATTATTTTGATGGACAGCCTTGCGAACGGTACGTGAATTGTGCAAATCCAGAATGTAATAAACAGATCCTTGCTTCTGAAGATAATGAGCATAAATATTTACGCGGCTGTACACCTGAATGCCGTGTGCATCCGAGAAATTTATATGTCAAGGAACAGCAGCTCTCGCCAGAACAGCATCAAGAGCGCTTAGACGTGCTAGGGGAAAAGCTCCCGGTACGTTCCTAG